A part of Myxococcus landrumus genomic DNA contains:
- a CDS encoding aldo/keto reductase, with amino-acid sequence MKYTQLGKTGLRVSRLALGCMSYGTPSWRPWVLSEEASQPFFRRAVEMGINFFDTADMYSLGVSEEVTGRALRRYAKMEEVVLATKVFFPMGDGPNMRGLSRKHIVQACEASLKRLGVEAIDLYQIHRMDPHTPVEETLCALDQLVRQGKVRYLGASSTFAWQFARALGLADQHGWTRFVSMQDHYNLVYREEEREMHPLCEAEGIGILPWSPLARGLLAGTRTSLQDKSSTPRAKSDAYAGMLYDQPGDWEVVEATRRVAAARNVPPAQVALAWVLSRPLVTAPIIGATKMEHLEDAVRAVDLKLQPEEIQQLEAPYLPHALRGM; translated from the coding sequence ATGAAGTACACCCAACTGGGCAAGACGGGTCTGCGTGTGTCGCGACTGGCCCTGGGCTGCATGAGCTACGGAACTCCCTCCTGGCGCCCCTGGGTCCTGAGCGAGGAGGCGTCCCAGCCGTTCTTCCGACGCGCCGTGGAGATGGGCATCAACTTCTTCGACACGGCGGACATGTATTCGCTGGGGGTCAGCGAAGAGGTGACCGGACGCGCGCTGCGTCGCTACGCGAAGATGGAAGAGGTGGTGCTGGCCACCAAGGTGTTCTTCCCCATGGGAGATGGCCCCAACATGCGCGGGCTCTCACGCAAGCACATCGTCCAGGCGTGTGAGGCGAGCCTGAAGCGGCTGGGGGTGGAGGCCATCGACCTGTACCAGATTCACCGGATGGACCCGCACACGCCCGTGGAGGAGACGCTGTGCGCGTTGGATCAACTCGTGCGTCAGGGGAAGGTGCGCTACCTGGGGGCGTCGTCGACCTTCGCGTGGCAGTTCGCGCGAGCGCTGGGCCTGGCGGACCAACATGGCTGGACGCGCTTCGTGTCCATGCAGGACCACTACAACCTGGTCTACCGCGAGGAGGAGCGCGAGATGCATCCGCTGTGCGAAGCGGAGGGCATTGGCATCCTCCCCTGGTCGCCCCTGGCGCGCGGCCTGCTCGCGGGCACACGCACGTCGCTGCAGGACAAGAGCTCCACGCCGCGCGCGAAGTCGGATGCCTACGCGGGCATGCTCTATGACCAGCCGGGCGACTGGGAGGTGGTGGAGGCGACGCGACGTGTCGCCGCGGCGCGCAACGTGCCACCCGCCCAGGTCGCGCTGGCGTGGGTGCTGTCTCGCCCGCTGGTGACGGCGCCCATCATCGGCGCCACCAAGATGGAGCACCTGGAGGACGCGGTGCGGGCCGTGGACCTCAAGCTCCAGCCAGAGGAGATCCAGCAGCTCGAGGCGCCCTACCTGCCCCACGCACTCCGGGGGATGTGA
- a CDS encoding non-ribosomal peptide synthetase, whose translation MHLPTRVSPASAFVRPESATLVEVCRFRALNQPTDDIYTFVDETGEHTVTYAQLDTEVRAVAARLQRELAPGDRALLMYPPGREYVVGFLACLYAGVVAVPAYPPDVTRLGRTLPRLLSLVADCGARVALTTEGIAALVGPLTEGREDLRALRWLPTDAVPVEEAGSWRELDLRPDTVAFLQYTSGSTGTPRGVVLGHRQLLHNSELISRGFNAKPNPRFVSWLPPYHDMGLIAGIIHPLFRDMPSSLMPPLYFLQRPMRWLEVISRHGGTVSGGPNFAFDLCVRKSTPEERAALDLSRWEVAYCGAEPVRAETMERFAQAFAPGGFRRQALYPCYGLAEGTLIVTGRQRAEEREDVLVVRDYAREGLERGEARPPSPGEEGTALVSCGEVLGVQEVRVVDPGTREPVPPGRVGELWVRGPSVAEGYWQRPEETERDFNGRLAGSGEGPFLRTGDLAIVEDGEVFITGRLKDVLILRGRNLYPQDLELTVERSHPALRPGCGVAFPVQVNGEERLVVVQEVAAKAAESGAADDALARIQASLTEEHGVAAHAVVLITAGSLPKTSSGKVQRRVTRRTYLDGALEVVKAWRESEVEARAADASQSEEVLGWLAGDVAWRLGSSTAALDADAPLTRYGLDSLRGLDVMHAIQRRWGVSLPPTFLLQGPSLREVAARVEHERGTVVEPVLSSAAGDVSPHVSDGQRALWFLQRLAPGGTAYHIARAMRLAPDVDLEVLARVFTELAARHPALACAFPEERGEPVWRSAAAPVMERESASGWSEAALRERLDVESQRPFDLERGPLMRVRVFTGVERGPVLLLVFHHLITDFWSLEVLAEELGVLYTAGVRGVPAELPAPPPMAGPLLRDREARLTGAKGEALQSWWRERLGGELPVLELPTSRTRPRLQSFRGASVSFRVEGDTASRLLSLAGAQGATPFMVLLAGYVAFLRRYTGQEDLVVGTPTTGREHADLSRQLGYFVNPMALRARVTRGQSFSSLLKEVRGLVLEALEHQELSFARMVERLQPRRDAARAPVFQTMFVLHAGRPGREALAPFALGGAGTRVRLGALELESVPLRNQASAFDLTLTMAESEGGFAASLEYCTDLFDTALAERMVRHLRTLLDAAARTPEVPVLDLPLLDVDEQRGLLALGLSTAASEAPRARSLHGAFEDAVARSPDAVALVSGTSRWTYLEVDDWAERLGARLRRRGVGPEVRVGVMMERGHPGTVIAFLAVLKAGGTVVPCEPSHPPERIAWMLRDARARGLLVQDRLARRLELPSDVSLFRWEELGGHAPGEEEPPVVASPLPSSDCSAYVIYTSGSTGHPKGVVVTHRGALHLAESMWRGFGLGPGDRVLQFASPAFDASVAEYLQALVTGAALHLPPTGELLAGEALHRVLREERITLVTLPPSACALLPEAPLPDLRMMVSAGESCPEDLVSRFAPGRTFVNAYGPTEATVCSTWATCHAGEGTPDIGRPLPAVDAYVLDEALNPVPPGVAGELFVGGPMVARGYLGRPDLTAARFVPDPYGSAEGARLYRTGDGARWRPDGRLELLGRMDAQVKLRGFRIEPGEVEGVLRELVGMRQAHVRVWRPPSGGEARLVAYVVPPEGGLPPPGELKASLRTRLPEYLVPVDFVALDALPLLSSGKVDTRALPPPMRMAPAEGAPRTPLEETLSRAWAETLGFPAVGVHSHFFDDLGGSSLAAVRACARIRESLGRDVPITHFFEHPTVHALARRLSSDSEPGTQAVKHQERAEARRQALQRRGGRNT comes from the coding sequence ATGCACCTGCCGACTCGCGTTTCCCCCGCATCCGCGTTCGTCCGTCCGGAGTCCGCCACGCTCGTGGAGGTGTGCCGCTTCCGCGCGCTGAATCAGCCAACGGATGACATCTACACCTTCGTGGATGAGACGGGGGAGCACACCGTCACCTATGCGCAGCTGGACACCGAGGTGCGCGCGGTGGCGGCGCGACTTCAGCGGGAGCTGGCCCCCGGAGACCGTGCGTTGCTCATGTACCCACCGGGTCGTGAGTACGTGGTGGGCTTCCTCGCGTGCTTGTACGCCGGAGTGGTGGCGGTGCCGGCGTATCCCCCGGATGTGACGCGGCTGGGGCGCACGTTGCCCAGGCTCCTGTCGCTGGTGGCGGACTGCGGTGCGCGCGTGGCGCTCACCACCGAAGGCATCGCCGCGCTGGTGGGGCCCCTCACCGAGGGACGCGAGGACCTGCGCGCGCTGCGCTGGCTACCGACGGACGCGGTGCCCGTGGAGGAGGCCGGGTCGTGGCGCGAGCTCGACCTGCGTCCCGACACGGTGGCGTTCCTCCAGTACACGTCCGGCTCCACGGGGACGCCCCGAGGCGTGGTGCTGGGGCACCGGCAGCTGCTGCACAACTCGGAGCTCATCTCCCGGGGCTTCAACGCGAAGCCGAATCCCCGGTTCGTCTCCTGGCTGCCGCCGTACCACGACATGGGGTTGATCGCCGGCATCATCCACCCGCTGTTCCGCGACATGCCGTCGTCGCTGATGCCGCCCCTGTACTTCCTCCAGCGGCCCATGCGGTGGCTGGAGGTCATCTCCCGCCATGGCGGCACGGTGAGTGGCGGGCCCAACTTCGCGTTCGACCTGTGCGTGCGCAAGAGCACGCCCGAGGAGCGCGCGGCGTTGGACCTGAGCCGGTGGGAGGTCGCGTACTGCGGCGCGGAGCCGGTGCGCGCGGAGACGATGGAGCGCTTCGCCCAGGCCTTCGCGCCGGGGGGCTTCCGTCGTCAGGCGCTCTATCCCTGCTACGGGCTCGCGGAGGGGACGCTCATCGTCACCGGCCGCCAGCGCGCGGAGGAGCGCGAGGATGTGCTGGTCGTGCGCGACTACGCACGCGAGGGGTTGGAGCGAGGCGAGGCGCGCCCGCCGTCTCCCGGAGAGGAAGGCACCGCGCTGGTGAGCTGTGGCGAGGTGCTCGGGGTGCAGGAGGTGCGGGTGGTGGACCCGGGTACGCGCGAGCCGGTGCCTCCAGGACGGGTGGGCGAGCTGTGGGTGAGAGGCCCCAGCGTCGCGGAGGGCTACTGGCAGCGGCCGGAGGAGACCGAGCGCGACTTCAATGGTCGGCTGGCGGGCTCGGGCGAGGGTCCCTTCCTGCGCACGGGCGACCTGGCCATCGTCGAGGACGGCGAGGTCTTCATCACCGGCCGGTTGAAGGACGTGCTCATCCTTCGCGGGCGCAACCTCTATCCGCAGGACCTGGAGCTGACGGTGGAGCGGAGCCACCCGGCCCTGCGGCCTGGCTGCGGTGTCGCGTTCCCGGTGCAGGTGAACGGCGAGGAGCGGCTCGTCGTGGTCCAGGAGGTGGCCGCGAAGGCGGCGGAGAGCGGCGCCGCCGATGACGCCCTCGCGCGGATTCAGGCCTCGCTGACGGAGGAGCATGGCGTGGCCGCGCACGCGGTGGTGCTCATCACCGCGGGGAGCCTGCCCAAGACCTCGAGCGGAAAGGTCCAGCGGCGGGTGACGCGGCGGACCTATCTCGACGGTGCGCTGGAGGTGGTGAAGGCGTGGCGCGAGTCCGAGGTGGAGGCACGTGCCGCCGACGCGAGTCAGTCCGAGGAGGTGCTCGGGTGGCTGGCGGGGGACGTGGCGTGGCGGTTGGGGAGCTCCACCGCTGCGCTTGACGCGGATGCACCGCTCACGCGGTACGGATTGGACTCGCTGCGGGGGCTGGACGTGATGCACGCCATCCAGCGGCGGTGGGGCGTGTCTCTGCCGCCCACGTTCCTGCTCCAGGGCCCGAGCCTGCGCGAAGTGGCGGCGAGGGTGGAGCACGAGCGAGGCACGGTGGTGGAGCCCGTGTTGTCCTCGGCGGCCGGGGATGTGTCGCCCCATGTCTCGGACGGGCAGCGTGCGCTGTGGTTCCTCCAGCGGTTGGCGCCCGGTGGCACCGCGTACCACATCGCTCGGGCAATGCGGCTGGCGCCCGACGTGGACCTGGAGGTCCTCGCGCGGGTGTTCACCGAACTCGCCGCTCGGCATCCGGCCTTGGCCTGTGCGTTTCCCGAGGAGCGAGGCGAGCCTGTGTGGCGCTCCGCCGCCGCGCCAGTGATGGAGCGGGAATCCGCGAGTGGCTGGAGCGAAGCGGCCCTGCGCGAGCGTCTGGATGTGGAGTCGCAGCGGCCCTTCGACCTGGAGCGTGGGCCCTTGATGCGCGTGCGTGTCTTCACGGGCGTCGAACGCGGGCCCGTGTTGCTGCTCGTATTCCACCACCTCATCACCGACTTCTGGTCGCTGGAGGTGTTGGCCGAAGAGCTGGGCGTCCTCTACACCGCGGGGGTTCGAGGCGTGCCCGCGGAGCTGCCCGCTCCGCCGCCGATGGCGGGTCCTCTCCTCCGTGACAGGGAGGCGCGGCTCACCGGCGCGAAAGGCGAAGCGCTCCAGTCCTGGTGGCGCGAGCGCCTGGGAGGTGAGCTGCCGGTGCTGGAGTTGCCGACCTCGAGGACGCGGCCCCGGCTCCAGTCCTTCCGGGGCGCGTCGGTGTCCTTCCGGGTGGAGGGAGACACGGCCTCACGGCTGCTGTCGCTGGCGGGTGCGCAGGGCGCCACACCCTTCATGGTGTTGCTCGCGGGCTACGTGGCCTTCCTGCGGCGCTACACCGGACAGGAAGACCTGGTGGTGGGGACGCCGACGACGGGCCGGGAGCACGCGGACCTGTCGAGGCAACTGGGTTACTTCGTCAATCCCATGGCGCTTCGCGCGCGCGTGACGCGAGGGCAGTCCTTCTCCTCGCTGCTGAAGGAGGTGCGCGGCCTCGTGCTGGAGGCGCTGGAGCACCAGGAGCTGTCCTTCGCCCGCATGGTCGAACGGCTCCAGCCCCGGCGGGATGCGGCGCGTGCTCCCGTCTTCCAGACGATGTTCGTGCTGCACGCCGGTCGTCCCGGACGCGAAGCGCTCGCGCCCTTCGCACTGGGAGGCGCGGGGACGCGGGTCCGGCTGGGGGCGCTGGAGCTGGAGTCCGTGCCGCTGCGCAACCAGGCCTCGGCCTTCGACCTGACATTGACGATGGCCGAGTCGGAAGGGGGCTTCGCCGCGAGCCTCGAGTACTGCACGGACCTGTTCGACACGGCGCTCGCCGAGCGCATGGTGCGCCATCTCCGAACGCTGCTGGACGCCGCCGCGCGCACGCCCGAAGTGCCCGTGCTGGACTTGCCCCTGCTCGACGTCGATGAGCAGCGCGGACTGCTCGCGTTGGGCCTGAGCACGGCGGCCTCGGAGGCGCCGCGAGCGCGAAGCCTGCACGGAGCCTTCGAGGACGCGGTGGCGAGGTCGCCGGACGCGGTGGCGTTGGTCTCGGGGACGTCTCGCTGGACGTACCTCGAGGTCGATGACTGGGCCGAGAGGTTGGGCGCGAGGCTGCGGCGCCGGGGAGTGGGGCCGGAGGTCCGCGTCGGCGTCATGATGGAGCGAGGACATCCCGGGACTGTCATCGCATTCCTCGCCGTGCTGAAGGCGGGCGGGACGGTGGTGCCCTGCGAGCCTTCGCACCCTCCCGAGCGAATCGCGTGGATGCTGCGCGACGCGAGGGCCCGTGGCCTGCTCGTGCAGGACCGGCTCGCGCGGCGCCTGGAGCTTCCCTCGGACGTGTCGCTCTTTCGGTGGGAGGAGCTGGGCGGGCACGCGCCGGGAGAGGAGGAGCCTCCTGTCGTGGCGTCACCGCTCCCGTCGTCGGACTGCTCCGCGTATGTCATCTACACGTCGGGCAGCACGGGACATCCGAAGGGTGTGGTGGTGACCCATCGCGGAGCGCTGCATCTGGCGGAGTCGATGTGGCGGGGCTTCGGGTTGGGGCCCGGCGACCGCGTGCTCCAGTTCGCATCTCCGGCGTTCGATGCCTCGGTCGCGGAGTACCTCCAGGCGCTCGTGACGGGCGCGGCGCTGCATCTGCCTCCCACGGGAGAGTTGCTCGCGGGCGAGGCGCTGCACCGCGTGCTGCGAGAGGAGCGCATCACGCTCGTGACGCTTCCTCCGTCCGCGTGCGCGCTCTTGCCAGAGGCTCCGCTCCCAGACTTGCGGATGATGGTCTCCGCGGGAGAGTCCTGCCCGGAGGACCTGGTGTCGCGCTTCGCTCCCGGGCGGACGTTCGTGAATGCCTACGGCCCCACCGAGGCGACCGTGTGCTCGACCTGGGCGACATGCCATGCGGGGGAAGGCACGCCGGACATCGGCCGTCCGCTGCCCGCGGTGGATGCCTACGTGCTCGACGAGGCGCTGAACCCCGTCCCTCCAGGTGTGGCGGGAGAGCTGTTCGTCGGTGGGCCGATGGTGGCGCGCGGCTACCTGGGCCGTCCGGACCTGACGGCGGCGCGCTTCGTTCCAGACCCATACGGAAGCGCGGAGGGAGCGCGCCTGTACCGCACGGGAGACGGGGCCCGCTGGCGTCCCGATGGCCGGTTGGAGCTCTTGGGACGCATGGACGCGCAGGTGAAGCTGCGCGGCTTCCGCATCGAGCCAGGGGAGGTGGAGGGCGTGTTGCGCGAGCTCGTGGGGATGCGGCAGGCGCACGTGCGTGTGTGGCGTCCACCCTCGGGAGGGGAGGCCCGGCTCGTGGCGTACGTGGTCCCTCCCGAAGGAGGGCTGCCTCCTCCCGGAGAGTTGAAGGCGAGCTTGCGAACCCGCTTGCCCGAGTACCTGGTGCCCGTGGACTTCGTCGCGCTGGATGCACTGCCGCTGTTGTCCAGCGGCAAGGTGGACACGCGTGCGTTGCCGCCGCCGATGCGCATGGCCCCCGCGGAAGGGGCGCCACGCACGCCGCTGGAGGAGACGCTGTCGCGAGCCTGGGCGGAGACGCTCGGCTTCCCCGCGGTGGGGGTCCATTCGCACTTCTTCGATGACCTGGGCGGCAGCTCGCTGGCGGCGGTGCGCGCGTGCGCGCGAATCCGCGAGTCGCTCGGGCGGGACGTTCCCATCACCCACTTCTTCGAGCACCCCACGGTCCACGCGCTGGCGCGGAGGTTGTCCTCCGACTCGGAGCCGGGCACCCAGGCCGTGAAGCACCAGGAGCGAGCGGAGGCCCGTCGTCAGGCCCTCCAGCGTCGCGGCGGAAGGAACACCTGA